The following are from one region of the Geoalkalibacter subterraneus genome:
- a CDS encoding TraR/DksA family transcriptional regulator, producing MRNDLDLEYFKGKLEKRLDVLQSGRQGQQRDGAPVELDQTRVGRLSRMDAMQQQAMAQATARRAEAELQRIHVALGRLRTGDYGYCIKCEEEIAEGRLQVDPSTLICIDCARAAENG from the coding sequence GTGCGCAACGACCTTGATCTGGAATATTTCAAAGGAAAACTTGAGAAGAGACTGGATGTCCTGCAGTCAGGGCGCCAGGGGCAGCAGCGAGACGGGGCGCCGGTGGAGCTCGACCAGACGCGGGTCGGCCGCCTGTCGCGCATGGATGCCATGCAGCAGCAGGCCATGGCACAGGCCACCGCGCGTCGTGCGGAAGCGGAACTGCAGCGCATTCATGTCGCCCTGGGACGTTTGCGTACCGGAGATTACGGGTACTGCATCAAGTGCGAGGAGGAGATCGCCGAAGGACGTCTGCAGGTTGATCCCTCAACCCTGATCTGTATCGACTGTGCCCGTGCGGCTGAAAATGGTTAG
- a CDS encoding alpha-1,4-glucan--maltose-1-phosphate maltosyltransferase has translation MSQHRPQTSNEFPEDGRRRAVIENITPQVDDGRFAIKRVIGEKVVVRADVFCDGHDEPAALLLYRHESEEQWHKVPMRFLVNDAWEAAFQISELGVYYYTVEARVDHFVTWQKDLAKRFSAGQDLAVDREIGARLVESFALRAGSSDAQRLRQWASRLRQAPDDASALRLAQDPELTALMERHYDPHLATLADRTFQVLAERQRALFSSWYELFPRSTSGDPSQHGTFRDCEKLLPEIARMGFDVLYFPPIHPIGLTNRKGRNNQVVAEGDDPGSPWAIGGAKGGHKAVHPDLGTLEDFRGFIAKAAEHGLEVALDIAFQCSPDHPYVHRRKQWFRQRPDGTVQYAENPPKKYQDIIPFDFECDDWRNLWEELRSIFEYWIEQGVTIFRVDNPHTKAFGFWQYVIGEIKKEHPETIFLSEAFTRPKVMYRLAKVGFTQSYTYFTWRNTKWELEQYMQELSTPPVRDFFRPNFWPNTPDILPEILQYGGRPAFMIRFILAATLSASYGIYGPPFELFVNTALPGSEEYLDSEKYEIKNWDWENADHMRELIARVNRIRRDNPALQTTWNVHFCKTDNDNLICYVKTTEEHDNILLVAVNLDPFHKQAGHIRLPMESLGLSPGHPFLAHDLLGDGRNIWHSEWNPIELDPHQLPAAVFRLYPRLRREQDFDYFM, from the coding sequence ATGTCGCAGCACAGGCCGCAGACTTCCAACGAATTCCCCGAAGATGGACGCCGCCGGGCGGTGATCGAGAATATCACTCCACAGGTCGATGACGGGCGCTTTGCCATTAAACGCGTGATCGGCGAGAAAGTCGTCGTGCGCGCCGATGTCTTCTGCGACGGGCACGACGAACCGGCGGCGCTGCTTCTTTATCGTCACGAATCGGAGGAGCAATGGCACAAGGTTCCCATGCGCTTTCTCGTCAACGATGCCTGGGAAGCCGCCTTCCAAATCAGCGAACTCGGCGTCTATTACTACACCGTCGAAGCGCGGGTCGATCATTTCGTCACCTGGCAGAAAGATCTGGCCAAACGCTTTTCAGCCGGACAGGATCTGGCCGTCGACCGGGAGATCGGCGCGCGCCTGGTCGAATCATTTGCTCTGCGCGCCGGAAGCAGCGATGCCCAGAGGCTCAGACAGTGGGCTTCGCGCCTGCGCCAGGCGCCGGATGACGCTTCCGCCCTGCGTCTGGCGCAAGACCCCGAGCTTACGGCCCTGATGGAGCGTCACTACGACCCTCATCTGGCAACGCTGGCCGATCGCACTTTCCAAGTGCTCGCCGAACGCCAACGAGCCCTTTTCTCAAGCTGGTATGAACTCTTCCCCCGCTCGACCTCCGGCGATCCGTCACAGCACGGCACTTTCCGCGATTGCGAAAAACTGCTGCCGGAAATCGCCCGCATGGGCTTCGACGTCCTCTATTTCCCGCCGATCCACCCCATTGGCCTCACCAACCGCAAAGGGCGCAACAACCAGGTGGTGGCCGAAGGCGATGATCCCGGTTCTCCATGGGCCATTGGCGGGGCTAAGGGCGGACACAAGGCGGTTCATCCGGATCTTGGCACATTGGAGGATTTTCGCGGCTTTATTGCCAAAGCGGCGGAACATGGTCTCGAAGTCGCCCTGGATATCGCCTTTCAGTGTTCCCCGGACCACCCCTATGTCCATCGGCGCAAGCAGTGGTTCCGACAGCGCCCCGACGGCACGGTGCAGTATGCGGAAAATCCGCCCAAAAAGTACCAGGACATCATCCCCTTCGACTTTGAATGCGACGACTGGCGAAACCTCTGGGAAGAACTCAGAAGTATTTTTGAGTACTGGATCGAGCAGGGTGTAACCATCTTCCGTGTCGACAACCCTCACACCAAGGCTTTCGGTTTCTGGCAGTACGTCATCGGGGAGATCAAGAAAGAGCATCCGGAAACGATCTTCCTCTCTGAAGCCTTCACCCGCCCCAAGGTGATGTACCGGTTGGCCAAGGTTGGCTTCACCCAGTCCTACACCTACTTCACCTGGCGCAACACCAAGTGGGAACTGGAGCAATACATGCAAGAGCTGAGCACGCCGCCGGTGCGCGACTTCTTCCGCCCCAACTTCTGGCCCAATACCCCCGACATTCTGCCGGAAATCCTGCAGTACGGCGGCCGTCCGGCGTTCATGATCCGTTTTATCCTGGCAGCGACCCTCTCAGCCAGCTACGGCATCTACGGCCCGCCGTTCGAGCTGTTCGTCAACACCGCCCTGCCGGGAAGCGAGGAATACCTCGATTCGGAGAAATATGAAATCAAGAACTGGGACTGGGAGAACGCCGATCACATGCGGGAGCTGATCGCCCGCGTCAACCGCATCCGGCGTGACAACCCAGCGCTGCAGACCACCTGGAACGTCCATTTCTGTAAAACGGACAACGACAACCTGATCTGCTACGTCAAAACCACTGAAGAGCACGATAATATCCTGCTGGTCGCGGTCAACCTCGATCCCTTCCACAAGCAGGCCGGCCATATCCGGCTGCCGATGGAAAGCCTCGGCCTCTCCCCTGGCCATCCGTTTCTGGCCCATGACCTGCTGGGCGACGGGCGCAACATCTGGCACAGCGAGTGGAACCCGATCGAACTCGACCCTCACCAGCTGCCGGCTGCCGTATTCCGCCTCTACCCGCGCCTGCGGCGCGAGCAGGATTTTGATTATTTTATGTGA
- the treZ gene encoding malto-oligosyltrehalose trehalohydrolase encodes MQLGAHYLDAGRCEFSVWAPRARQVELKLDSPHERILPMTRQERGYWRIVVDDVLPGACYQFRLDDEKDRPDPASGYQPDSVHGPSQVIDHEAFAWSDRDWKGRPLSEMVIYELHVGTFTQEGTFEAIIPRLEELRDMGITAIELMPVAQFPGTRNWGYDGVFPFAVQNSYGGPEGLKKLVDAAHQADLAVILDVVYNHLGPEGNYLRDFGPYFTDHYRTAWGEAINFDGPHSDEVRRYFLQNALYWFRHFHIDALRLDAVHAINDFSAKPFLQELVEQTEEFSAGNRRECLLIAESDLNDARLIRPEKLGGIGMHAQWSDDFHHALHVLLTEESLGYYADFGHIGDLVKALREGFILSWRYSEFRKRHHGNSSADRPAEQFVVCSQNHDQVGNRMRGERLISLAGFEAAKLAAGAVILSPYIPLLFMGEEYGEDRPFPYFVSFDDDELIEGVRAGRKREFKDFHQEGEPPDPQDPATFDSARIDWASRRKGDKGAMNAFYRELLRLRRDHPVLNRCDNRQLEGWGMEGQRVLWLRRHHEKDEVWMLMNFNRAVAQCPFPARTGSWRKLIDSADRQWRGPGARLPARIEGGQQVELPPHSLALFTKES; translated from the coding sequence ATGCAACTGGGTGCGCATTATCTCGATGCCGGACGTTGTGAATTTTCTGTGTGGGCGCCCCGTGCCCGGCAGGTGGAGCTGAAGCTTGATTCACCCCATGAGCGCATCCTGCCCATGACTCGGCAGGAGCGCGGGTACTGGCGGATCGTCGTCGATGACGTTCTGCCGGGCGCCTGCTATCAGTTCAGGCTCGATGACGAAAAAGACCGCCCTGATCCGGCTTCAGGCTACCAGCCCGACAGTGTACACGGCCCCTCCCAGGTCATCGATCACGAGGCTTTCGCCTGGAGCGACCGCGACTGGAAGGGGCGCCCCCTGTCCGAAATGGTCATCTACGAACTGCATGTGGGCACTTTCACGCAGGAAGGCACCTTCGAGGCAATTATTCCGCGCCTGGAGGAATTGCGCGACATGGGGATTACCGCCATCGAGTTGATGCCGGTCGCCCAGTTCCCCGGCACCCGCAACTGGGGTTACGACGGGGTCTTCCCCTTTGCGGTGCAGAACAGCTACGGCGGTCCTGAAGGGTTGAAGAAGCTGGTCGACGCCGCCCACCAGGCCGACCTCGCGGTCATTCTCGACGTAGTCTACAACCACCTGGGGCCGGAAGGAAATTACCTGCGCGATTTCGGCCCTTACTTCACCGACCACTATCGCACCGCGTGGGGCGAGGCGATCAACTTCGACGGCCCCCACAGCGACGAGGTGCGGCGCTACTTCCTGCAGAACGCCCTGTACTGGTTCAGACATTTTCATATCGATGCCCTGCGGCTCGATGCGGTGCACGCCATTAACGATTTTTCCGCCAAGCCCTTTCTGCAGGAGCTGGTAGAGCAAACGGAGGAATTCTCCGCCGGCAACCGGCGGGAGTGCCTGCTGATTGCCGAAAGCGATCTCAACGACGCACGCCTGATCCGGCCCGAAAAGCTGGGCGGGATTGGGATGCACGCACAGTGGAGCGATGATTTTCATCACGCCCTGCATGTGCTCCTGACGGAGGAAAGTCTTGGCTATTACGCTGATTTCGGTCATATTGGCGATCTGGTCAAGGCGCTGCGCGAGGGTTTCATCCTCTCCTGGCGCTATTCCGAGTTTCGCAAGCGCCATCACGGCAACTCCAGCGCCGACCGCCCCGCGGAACAGTTCGTGGTCTGCTCCCAGAATCACGATCAGGTCGGCAACCGCATGCGCGGCGAGCGGCTCATCAGCCTGGCGGGTTTCGAGGCCGCAAAGCTGGCGGCCGGCGCCGTCATCCTTTCCCCATACATCCCCCTGCTTTTCATGGGAGAAGAATATGGCGAGGATCGCCCGTTTCCCTATTTCGTCAGCTTTGATGACGACGAACTCATCGAGGGCGTACGGGCCGGACGCAAGCGTGAATTCAAGGACTTTCATCAGGAGGGCGAACCACCCGATCCGCAGGATCCGGCCACATTTGACTCGGCGCGGATCGACTGGGCTTCGCGCCGGAAGGGGGACAAGGGCGCAATGAACGCCTTTTACCGCGAACTTCTGCGGCTGCGCCGCGATCATCCCGTCCTGAACCGCTGCGACAACCGGCAACTCGAAGGCTGGGGAATGGAGGGTCAGCGGGTGCTGTGGCTGCGCCGCCACCATGAGAAAGATGAAGTATGGATGCTGATGAATTTCAACCGTGCCGTAGCGCAGTGTCCCTTCCCGGCACGGACCGGCAGCTGGCGCAAACTCATCGATTCCGCCGACCGTCAGTGGCGGGGCCCCGGCGCCCGTCTGCCCGCAAGAATCGAGGGTGGACAGCAGGTGGAACTACCGCCTCACAGCCTGGCCCTTTTTACGAAAGAAAGCTGA
- the treS gene encoding maltose alpha-D-glucosyltransferase, whose amino-acid sequence MARKKESQIDDNPLWYQDAVIYQVHIKAFADSDGNGIGDFRGLIGKLDYLQSLGVTAIWVLPFYPSPLRDDGYDIADYKSVNPDYNTLKDFKEFLKQAHARGLRVITELVLNHTSDQHPWFQRARRAKPGSRYRDWYVWSDAPDKYLDARIIFQDFESSNWSWDPVAKAYYWHRFYSHQPDLNFENPQVRKEMFKVLDFWFGMGVDGLRLDAVPYLYERDGTNCENLPETHDYLKELRAHIDEKFDNRMLLAEANQWPEDAVAYFGEGNECHMAFHFPIMPRMYMALQMEDRFPLLDILDQTPSIPESCQWAIFLRNHDELTLEMVTDEERDYMYRTYATDPRARINLGIRRRLAPLLRNNRRKIEVMNFLLFSLPGTPIVYYGDEIGMGDNYYLGDRDGVRTPMQWSPDRNAGFSNANPQKLYLPVISDPEYHYEALNVENQERNPTSLLWWMRRVIAMRKHFKAFGRGSLEMLLPDNPKVLAFIRRYEDEIILVVVNLSRYCQAVELDLSEFSGMIPEEVFSHNNFPIIRETPYFLTLGIHDYYWFRLQPERHGRTPEEQSIRLKLSAGQAWHRILEGRSGNRFAENILPAYLDRARWFRSKARTVRGVSIRDSIAMSINREDVRILLFDVAYSEGASETYMLPVHAVNEKEADNLRQQYPQSLIADLQIGEENFFLYDAIYDAAFRQALFNMIRSRRRLKGQRGELAGIPGSRLRTLLGKGFDPTSSQVMKTEQSNSAMIYDDRLFLKLYRMLENGINPDQEITRLLTEKAKFEHTPSFGGALEYHGERGEPMAVGLLMGLVSNQGDAWSFSLNVLANYIDRLFSHRSELPPLPDRAAHLLDITWENIPTGLSEVFGTFYLDMVDRLGQRTAQLHLALASNVQDATWRPEEFSTLYQRSVYQSMRSLTRRTFMLLRQNMARVPEAERDQVEHLIEQERDVLIRLSRIMGPKITSMKIRIHGDYHLGQVLYTGKDFVIIDFEGEPARSLSERRLKRSPLRDVAGMIRSFHYAAMSALRRHTDDHPTDAEFLHPWLEAWSTHAGAIFLQGYLRTLGDSRLVPDNRAHLKTLLHCFLMEKAVYELGYELNNRPDWISLPMRGIEMILEEPLEKA is encoded by the coding sequence ATGGCGCGTAAAAAAGAATCGCAGATTGATGACAATCCCCTCTGGTATCAGGACGCCGTCATCTACCAGGTGCATATCAAGGCCTTTGCCGACTCGGACGGCAACGGCATCGGGGATTTTCGCGGCCTGATCGGCAAACTCGACTACCTGCAGAGCCTCGGCGTCACCGCCATCTGGGTGCTGCCATTCTACCCTTCGCCGCTGCGCGATGACGGCTATGACATCGCCGATTACAAGAGCGTTAATCCCGACTACAACACCCTGAAGGATTTCAAGGAGTTTCTCAAGCAGGCGCACGCCCGGGGGCTGCGTGTCATCACCGAGCTGGTGCTTAATCACACCTCGGACCAGCACCCCTGGTTCCAGCGAGCACGGCGCGCCAAGCCCGGTTCGCGCTATCGCGACTGGTACGTCTGGAGCGACGCGCCGGACAAGTATCTCGATGCCCGCATCATCTTTCAGGATTTCGAAAGCTCGAACTGGAGCTGGGACCCGGTCGCCAAGGCCTACTACTGGCATCGCTTCTATTCTCACCAGCCCGACCTCAATTTTGAAAACCCGCAGGTCCGCAAGGAGATGTTCAAGGTGCTCGACTTCTGGTTCGGCATGGGAGTCGACGGGCTGCGCCTTGACGCCGTGCCCTATCTCTATGAACGCGACGGCACCAACTGTGAGAACCTTCCCGAAACACACGACTATCTGAAGGAGCTGCGCGCTCATATCGATGAGAAATTTGATAACCGCATGCTGCTGGCCGAAGCCAACCAGTGGCCGGAGGATGCCGTCGCCTATTTCGGCGAGGGCAACGAATGCCATATGGCGTTTCATTTCCCCATCATGCCGCGTATGTACATGGCGCTACAGATGGAGGACCGCTTCCCGCTGCTCGACATTCTCGATCAGACACCCAGTATTCCCGAGAGCTGCCAGTGGGCGATCTTTCTGCGCAACCACGATGAGTTAACCCTGGAGATGGTTACCGACGAAGAGCGCGACTACATGTACCGCACCTACGCCACCGACCCGCGCGCCCGCATCAATCTCGGCATCCGTCGCCGGCTGGCACCGCTGCTGCGCAACAACCGACGCAAGATCGAGGTGATGAACTTCCTGCTGTTCTCCCTGCCGGGAACACCCATCGTCTATTACGGCGACGAAATCGGCATGGGGGACAACTACTACCTGGGCGACCGCGACGGGGTACGCACCCCGATGCAATGGAGCCCCGACCGCAACGCCGGCTTCTCCAACGCCAATCCGCAGAAACTCTACCTGCCGGTCATCAGCGATCCCGAGTACCACTACGAGGCGCTCAATGTGGAAAACCAGGAGCGCAACCCCACTTCGCTGCTGTGGTGGATGCGGCGCGTGATCGCCATGCGCAAGCATTTCAAAGCCTTCGGCCGGGGCAGCCTGGAGATGCTGCTGCCCGACAACCCCAAAGTACTGGCTTTTATCCGCCGCTACGAAGATGAAATCATCCTGGTGGTGGTCAACCTGTCGCGCTATTGCCAGGCGGTGGAGCTTGACCTGTCGGAATTTTCCGGCATGATTCCGGAAGAGGTGTTCAGCCACAACAATTTCCCCATCATCCGCGAGACCCCCTATTTTCTGACACTGGGCATTCACGACTACTACTGGTTCCGGTTGCAGCCGGAGCGTCACGGCCGCACGCCGGAAGAGCAGTCAATCCGCCTGAAGCTCAGCGCCGGACAAGCCTGGCACCGTATTCTCGAGGGACGCAGCGGCAATCGATTCGCGGAAAACATTCTGCCTGCATATCTCGACCGGGCCCGCTGGTTCCGCTCCAAGGCGCGCACGGTGCGCGGCGTCTCTATCCGCGATTCCATTGCCATGAGTATCAACCGGGAGGATGTGCGCATCCTGCTGTTCGATGTGGCCTACAGCGAAGGCGCCTCCGAGACCTACATGCTGCCGGTCCATGCGGTGAATGAGAAGGAAGCCGACAACCTGCGCCAGCAGTACCCCCAGTCCCTGATTGCAGACCTTCAGATCGGAGAGGAGAACTTTTTCCTTTACGATGCCATCTACGACGCCGCTTTTCGACAGGCTCTATTCAACATGATCCGGTCGCGGAGACGGCTCAAGGGGCAGCGGGGAGAACTGGCCGGGATTCCGGGCAGCCGTTTGCGGACCTTGCTCGGAAAGGGGTTCGATCCCACCAGCTCGCAGGTCATGAAGACCGAACAGAGCAACAGCGCCATGATTTACGATGACCGGCTGTTTCTCAAGCTCTATCGAATGCTGGAAAACGGCATCAACCCCGACCAGGAGATCACCAGGCTCCTGACTGAAAAAGCCAAATTCGAACACACGCCCTCTTTTGGCGGAGCCCTCGAGTATCATGGCGAAAGGGGCGAGCCGATGGCGGTAGGCCTCCTGATGGGACTGGTTTCCAACCAGGGGGACGCCTGGAGCTTCTCTCTCAATGTCCTGGCCAATTATATCGACCGGCTGTTCAGTCATCGCAGCGAATTGCCGCCGCTGCCCGACCGGGCGGCGCATCTGCTTGACATTACCTGGGAAAACATACCCACGGGGCTCTCGGAAGTGTTCGGCACCTTCTACCTCGACATGGTGGACCGACTCGGGCAGCGTACCGCGCAACTTCACCTGGCGCTTGCCTCCAACGTGCAGGACGCCACCTGGCGGCCGGAGGAATTCTCCACCCTCTATCAGCGCTCAGTCTATCAATCCATGCGCTCCCTGACGCGGCGCACCTTCATGCTGCTGCGCCAGAACATGGCGCGGGTGCCGGAGGCAGAACGTGATCAGGTCGAACACCTGATCGAGCAGGAACGTGATGTCCTCATCCGCCTGTCACGCATCATGGGACCGAAGATCACCTCCATGAAAATCCGTATTCATGGCGACTACCACCTTGGGCAGGTGCTCTACACCGGCAAGGATTTCGTCATCATCGATTTCGAAGGAGAGCCGGCACGCTCCCTGAGTGAACGACGCCTGAAGCGCTCCCCCCTGCGGGATGTGGCCGGCATGATCCGCTCCTTTCACTATGCCGCCATGAGCGCCCTGCGGCGCCACACCGATGATCATCCGACCGATGCCGAATTCCTGCACCCCTGGTTGGAGGCCTGGAGCACCCATGCCGGGGCCATCTTCCTGCAGGGCTATCTGCGCACCCTCGGCGATTCGCGACTGGTGCCCGACAATCGCGCCCATCTCAAAACGCTGCTGCACTGCTTCCTAATGGAGAAAGCGGTTTACGAACTGGGCTATGAGCTCAACAACCGCCCGGACTGGATTTCCCTGCCGATGCGTGGCATTGAGATGATTCTGGAAGAGCCGTTGGAAAAGGCGTGA
- a CDS encoding M48 family metallopeptidase — translation MPWILLSAYLVVVCIEFVLDGLNMRHLRRYGHEVPVGFEGEIDGERLARISDYTLCRNRVGRIESLLSHLLLIVFLFGGLLGLYDRWIAGMQLPFILSGLLFFACLSVAKYLIDLPFNLYHQFVIEERFGFNTMTWRLWLSDQIKGLLVSAVLFGLLLSGALWLVQAAPHSWWLWVWGFFALFSLFLMYVSPYVIEPLFFKFEPLGQPELEERITRVMEKAGLKISRVFQVDASRRSRHSNAYFTGIGRVKRIVLFDTLLEQLTADEIVAVLAHEVGHWKKRHVFKRLVTVQLLSLAFLAASWWLVNAGVLPGLIGLEDGSFFAQVMILSLLASLAGFVVSPLWSALSRRDEYQADHFACHLTGDADALASALVKLSRDNLANLRPHPVYAAFHYSHPPVVERVRRLRDRSS, via the coding sequence ATGCCGTGGATCCTGTTGAGTGCCTATCTTGTCGTCGTCTGCATCGAGTTTGTCCTGGACGGACTCAATATGCGGCATCTGCGGCGTTACGGACATGAGGTCCCGGTCGGTTTCGAAGGTGAGATTGACGGGGAGCGGCTGGCGCGCATATCCGACTACACCCTGTGCCGCAACCGGGTCGGGCGCATCGAGTCCCTGTTGAGCCACCTGCTGCTGATCGTCTTTCTTTTTGGCGGTCTGCTCGGGCTCTATGATCGCTGGATCGCAGGCATGCAGCTGCCCTTTATCCTCTCCGGGCTACTGTTCTTCGCCTGTCTGTCGGTTGCTAAATACCTCATCGATCTGCCTTTCAACCTCTATCACCAGTTTGTCATCGAAGAACGCTTCGGCTTCAACACCATGACCTGGCGCCTGTGGTTGTCCGATCAGATCAAGGGGCTGCTCGTGTCCGCGGTGCTGTTCGGCCTGCTGTTGAGCGGCGCTCTGTGGCTGGTGCAGGCCGCGCCGCACAGCTGGTGGTTATGGGTGTGGGGCTTTTTCGCCCTGTTCAGCCTCTTTCTGATGTACGTCTCGCCTTATGTGATCGAGCCTCTGTTTTTCAAATTTGAGCCCCTTGGACAGCCTGAGCTGGAAGAGCGCATCACCAGGGTCATGGAGAAGGCGGGGCTGAAGATCAGCCGCGTCTTTCAGGTGGATGCGTCCCGTCGCAGCCGCCATTCCAACGCCTATTTTACCGGCATCGGCCGGGTCAAACGCATCGTGCTGTTCGATACACTGCTCGAGCAGTTGACTGCCGATGAGATCGTTGCCGTTCTGGCTCATGAAGTCGGGCACTGGAAGAAGCGTCACGTTTTCAAGAGGTTGGTGACGGTGCAGCTGCTCTCTCTCGCCTTTCTGGCCGCTTCGTGGTGGCTGGTCAATGCCGGGGTGCTCCCCGGGCTGATCGGGCTGGAGGACGGTTCGTTTTTTGCCCAGGTCATGATTCTGTCTCTGCTGGCTTCCCTGGCGGGGTTTGTTGTCTCTCCCCTCTGGAGTGCCTTGTCGCGGCGGGATGAATACCAGGCTGATCATTTTGCCTGCCATCTGACGGGGGATGCGGATGCACTCGCCTCGGCGCTGGTCAAGCTGTCGCGGGACAACCTTGCCAACCTGCGCCCCCACCCGGTGTATGCCGCGTTTCACTATTCTCACCCTCCTGTTGTTGAGCGGGTGCGCCGTTTGCGCGACCGTTCATCCTGA
- a CDS encoding peptidoglycan DD-metalloendopeptidase family protein — MSEIIISPRRSRQRKPKRARRFVLVVLLLLLVAGWFIWPENSSESLVRDELAEIERDAENFYPDVPPEPPVVQETLPPSTIVHDIEPGDSLIGIFTRFDLDCGALNLILEADEPLLALDILRPGNTLTFHLDEESRCLEEMELFIHPGNRVVYRRADDGSFTYEEIILPGDWQIDLVEGEINGSFYLSAINAGLSQKEAAQITRLFKEQITFSRDIRAGDRFQVVRTLQFVDETFTGQSRIEGVRILRRNRVHSAFLCEDGNYYDQNGESLMRAFLRYPTAQRYRISSSFNPARRHPVTGRVAPHNGTDFAMPTGTPVLSTGDGVVTRVSNHPYAGKYIEIRHGGDYVTRYLHLHRILVNKGQSVKRGERIALSGNTGRSTGPHLHFELHVRGRPVNPMKADIPMTASVPRERRAQFDQRVTELLSLMDGTREQIALR; from the coding sequence ATGAGTGAAATCATCATTTCGCCGCGCAGGTCGCGCCAGCGCAAGCCGAAGCGTGCCCGTCGATTTGTGCTTGTTGTTTTGCTGCTGCTGCTGGTCGCAGGCTGGTTTATCTGGCCGGAGAATTCTTCGGAGAGCCTGGTTCGAGACGAATTAGCGGAAATCGAACGGGACGCCGAGAACTTCTACCCGGATGTGCCGCCTGAACCTCCCGTGGTTCAAGAGACACTGCCTCCCTCCACAATTGTCCATGATATTGAGCCGGGCGACAGTCTGATCGGGATCTTTACCCGTTTCGACCTCGACTGCGGGGCACTGAATCTCATTCTGGAAGCGGACGAACCGCTGTTGGCCCTCGATATCCTGCGCCCGGGGAACACTCTGACGTTTCATCTTGATGAAGAGAGCCGCTGCCTGGAAGAAATGGAGTTGTTCATCCATCCGGGCAATCGGGTTGTTTATCGTCGCGCGGATGACGGCTCCTTCACCTACGAAGAGATCATCCTGCCGGGCGACTGGCAGATTGACCTTGTCGAAGGCGAGATCAACGGCAGTTTCTACCTTTCTGCAATCAATGCCGGCCTGTCGCAAAAAGAGGCCGCCCAGATAACCCGGTTGTTCAAGGAGCAGATTACCTTCTCCCGCGACATCAGGGCCGGGGATCGTTTTCAGGTGGTGCGCACTCTGCAGTTCGTCGATGAAACCTTCACCGGGCAATCACGCATCGAAGGGGTGCGCATTCTGCGGCGCAATCGCGTCCACAGCGCCTTTCTTTGTGAAGACGGCAATTATTACGACCAGAACGGCGAAAGCCTCATGCGCGCTTTTCTGCGCTACCCCACCGCCCAGCGCTACCGCATCAGTTCTTCCTTCAACCCCGCCCGGCGGCACCCGGTCACCGGGCGCGTCGCCCCGCACAACGGGACTGATTTCGCCATGCCGACCGGCACACCGGTCCTGTCCACCGGCGACGGGGTGGTGACGCGGGTCAGCAATCATCCCTATGCCGGTAAATATATCGAAATCCGCCACGGCGGTGATTATGTCACCCGCTACCTGCACCTGCACCGAATCCTGGTCAATAAAGGGCAGAGCGTCAAGCGGGGCGAGCGCATTGCCCTGTCCGGCAATACGGGGCGCTCCACCGGGCCCCATCTGCACTTTGAACTGCATGTGCGCGGCCGCCCGGTCAACCCCATGAAGGCCGACATCCCCATGACGGCATCAGTGCCCCGGGAAAGGCGCGCCCAGTTCGATCAGCGGGTCACGGAACTGCTGAGTCTGATGGACGGAACACGCGAGCAGATTGCGCTGCGTTGA